The Cynocephalus volans isolate mCynVol1 chromosome 1, mCynVol1.pri, whole genome shotgun sequence region ACCTTATGAGGGCAGAAAATTTGTTCTAGGGGTGgcctttttttttctaggaatagaaggtagagggagaagggaaatagGGGTTTCCTTACCTTTCTAGCGAGGACACTATAAAAATACTCATTAATCACTAAGTAACATGTCAGAATTCTCAAatgataaaacattaaaaatatgtaccttaggaaaaataagttatttttggCCAAGAGATGAGTTAGATATTTCTACTTATGCTGCCACCTTTAAGAACATTTACGTGGTTTGTTGGTGttgggtaaaataaataaatgacagtattcatttctttaaaaattagcttctttaaattaaaaatacaagaaaaagaataacaccTGAAGCCACTGCATGTCCTTACTGGCAAATCTTacatgaagaaagagagaaaaaaaaatcctttgaaaaGGTACCTGTTTCAATCTTAGAATTATCAAAActatatgaaagaaattaagtaacCTAATTGAAGacaaatgtaaaattttcaaTGTTCAAAGTATAGTAAATGATCTGAAAAACAGGGATTTAAATGAAAGGCTATACCCCCCGCTCTAATTGCATAGCTACTATCTTGATATTTCAACAATACAGTTCACATTCTTTTCATGACTAAGTGGGCATATCACAATTTGACAACAATGAAGTCACAAGAGGCTGTTTAACCATTGGTTTGTTAGAAGCTGCTCTGCTACAACGCGTTTCATTACAGCGAAAGGATATAGCGCTGGCATGATTTATACCAACAAAGACGGCTACACACCGCATTACACTGGACcactctcttttaaatttatgtgGTTCACCTAGATGCCTGTCAATGCAGGGGTATAATAATCCAATCACAgctgtggaaaaaaagaaagaaaaaaaaattaagtcatctCCAGTGTTGCTCCAACGTTGTAATGTTGTACTGGCAACATTTAAGCTAAAAGAATCCTACAACCAATATAAGCAttttaaagattctttaaaaaacaaacaaaaaaaccctcaagttacttaacatcagtcactcatatttttaaacttaccttccaaaagaaaaaaatgaggataaCACCACTGAAGAAAGTATTGTAAATGATTACAACATTCTAAATTATAATAGACAAAACAGTCTTTAAGTGGATGATTCACAATTTAGCAGATTGGACTCACGCTACTTCTCTACTACTAATATCTATGAGACTTGAAAAGCATCAAACCAGTTAGCAGTTAAGCAGTGTTCTCTCTAAGCTACATAACCATGAAATATGCTATTAAATGCCACAATCCTAAAGAGAAACTAGAGCATAAATGTACAACAAGCTCATCATACACACAATGTTCTGATGGTTCTGGCTGTCCTGTTACATAGATTAGTGTCGCCCCTACCAGCGTCTTGTCTCAGTCTTCTGCATCTAGAACCTTTTCCTGACACTTCTTTCCACCCTGGCCCTCTAATGAGACTGTAGGTCATGTTGTCAAAGCAGGAAAACTCGCAACAGAAATCTACATGTAAGACGCATTCTGCACATAGAAAAAATGGAGGAAACATGTTCTATAGGAATTacaaattttcaattaaaatttaaactcaCAGTTAAAAGATAAGAAGAAATCATTTTAGCACATTTCTTAGTTCTGGAAAGAACATCTTGAATGCTTACTGtgtaattaattataaataactGTATACAAAATGTCTATGACTGAGACTCAAAATACTCCCATGCAATTCTTAAATACATGTCAAAcatcaatattttattcatttagtgggagaggattttaaatgctaagttagccattaaaaaaaaagagtatttaaTGAATCAAAGCATTCTTCAACAAATTATAAGGAAAATGTACTTCCACAGATTAAATTTAACAGGAAATAGATAGGCAGTTTTGATTTACTAATCTTCCTAAAAACAGAATGATTATGCTGCCATTCTGGTAATAAAAGACACAACCATCACATCAGTTAAAAAGCATGTTTAAAATGTCTAATACCACCTACAATGTATCATGAAATTATTATATCCAAATCTAAGTGCCTGAGGGTCAGAAGCCCCTCCTCTGCCTGGTACTGGCTAGCTATATCTCACACGCAATGCAtttgattttcaaagaaaaatgggAACCAATTAATATCAAAAatcatgggctggctggttagctcagttggttagagcacagccttataaaaccaaggtcaggggtttggatccccataccggccagtcGTGCCCTGctccaaaaaaattaatatcaaaactCACAGGGTAGCAAACCAATAGAGCAACATTTGAAAGGGCCTGCATGACCACCCTTCCATCTGGAGATGAGAAGTTGTAATAATGTGTGCATTTTCGGGTCCACAACTCTTTTGAGTCAGGCATTTGCTGAGTATAGATAGTTCACAGATCAAGAGATTAACAGCAGATCTCAGCAATGCAGAGCTCCAGTAACTATTAGCAAATTTAAAAGTTTCACATTATGATCCTATTTAGAAGACTGCTCTAAAATCCTGCAAGATTAACTGACAGCATCTCTAAATTTCTACACAATTAAAATCGCAACAAGCACGCATAACACTGAAGTATCTAAGTGAATATTACCCCTTTGTTTCTCGAGGTCACAAACCTAAAAGCTCATCTGTCATTCCctccccatatatatatatgtatacacacacacacacacatatacctttGCCCGTTGCTGAGTAAAATCAACTAATAGCGGGCATTCCAAGTCAATTTTCCTCAGCAGCTGATGCCATAAGTAAAGAATTACCACATAGAGAATACTGACATGTCTGTGCACagacataaataagtaaaattgactatatttttttgtatatgatgtgagacTTACAAGTGAGAGACAACTTAGGAGAGaaagcaaaaacacaaaaaaggaatttaaagtgCCACACTGCCAACCTTGGGATTTGCCAATAAAAATCAAATCCATTGAGTATGCATGGTTCTTGGCTGCTCACTGAGAGGGGTAACTTGAGGAAGCTTGTCACTTCCCATaaaatgtcttctttctttccttgaaatAAAGGCATGGCAGAGTCTGATAGCAATACATACAGCACTCTGAGGTTCCACTGTTTGAGAGCTCAGCAGAATATGTCTGggcttcttttcctcttcttgcactttttttttttaacaagaaaattaaaatcatgccTGTGTAAAATCATATGCAAACACAGTCTTGCTTAATCTTATGGTTCTCTGATGCAAAATCACATATCTTGTGATATCTTTAAGTTATTTCGCAGTGACTGGTTACAGTCTACCAAGACTAAAGACAAAAAAGTTCACAAAACATCAGTAGTAAGTCATCGCTTATTCAAAGTAGTGTGCTTAATGCAGTGAGACACTAAAAAGAGCACAGTTAAATTAGACACTTTacaaggagagaggggaggggctgaaaaaaaaaagcaaaaactactGAATGAGATATACTTTTGTGGAAAACCACATCAGGGTAAGGAAatgttttcattcaacaaatacttaagcCCCCTTAGTGTGTCTGGTCTTTGGTATTTGATGgggattaaaaaagcaaaaagactaAGACATAATTCTAGCCACAGAGTCACCACAGAAACAATTAAATATAACCTGTGTTAGAGTGAGCACTGACAGGGCACAGAGGGGGTCCCAGTCTTCTCTTCACACATGTTGAGGGGAGACAGGATGCTGGACTGTCAGAAAATCTACAAAGAGGTGACCCTTGAGGTAGGAGCATTCAGCAAGTGAATGGTGTGGAAGGAGCTTTCTCATCAAAGGGAGGCATTTGAAGAAAAGCATGGACAACTGAAAATAGCCAGTATTAACAGGAAACTGTAAGCTTTAGGCATGAAGGGAGCATTAGAGTGCAGAAAGACTTGGAGGAAGATAATGGTAGGCAAGCAGACTTTACCCTGCAGACACTGGGGAATGAGGATAATAATGCCTTTGCGTTTGTACTTGGGAGAAAGAGGCTCTCATTTTCACAGCAGTGAATGTACAACAcaagcggggggtgggggggaagacaAAATTAGAGAGAAACTTCAGGCACAGTGGTTGAGAGCCTggacaaaggaagagagagaggaaaggcgTAAAACTTGGAAACTGGATATGGAAGGTGAGAGAAAGGCAGGAGTCTTACAGGGCTATCCAGGAATGAAGTAATGGACTATATGACTAAACAGAAAagatgtttcttttctatttatttttttgagataattatatatatatgtgggatacaacattgattttcaatagttgtgtaccaTGTGTAACGGTTAGATCGGGAAgcaatcctaacactcatatggagCATCAAAAGACACCAAacagcaaaagcaatcctgagcaaaaaaagtaaagccagaggcattacacttcttgacttcaaaccatattacaaatctatagtaacaaaaacagcatggtatgggcataaaaacagacacgtggacaaatggaacagaatagagaacccagaagtcaacccacagacttacagcccactgctctttgacaaaggcaacaagaacatacattggggaaaagactgcctcttcaataaatggtactgagaaaactggacatgcatatgtaggagaatgtaaCTTgatccacacctctcaccatataccaaaattaactcaaaatagattaaagacttaagtataagacttgaaactttaaaacttctagaagaaaacacaggggaaacactccaggatttaggaccgggcaaagactttatgaataacacccaaaaagcacagacaacaaaataaaaaataaacaaatagcattatatcaaatttaaaagcttctgcacagcaaagcaacCAATCAACATAGTGGAAAGATTAcgtacaaaatgggagaaaatattcacaaactgtgCATCtcataagggattaatatccagaatacacaaagagctcaaacaactttacagcaaaaaaacaaatgatccaattacaaaatggtcaaaggagctgaatagacatttctcaaaggaagacaaagaaatggccaacaggtaaatgtaaaaatgctcaacatcactaatcatcaggaaaatgcaaatcaaaaccactctgaggtatcacctcactccagtcagaCTAGCTATTGTAAAAAAGATAGAGGCAGTATTTTTCCCAgtatagatttttgttgcctttgtccaatatcagatggctgtaagcctgaggggtgatttctgggttctcaattctactccactggtctgaatgtctacttttatatcagtatcatgctgttttggttacaatagcattgtagtataatttgaagtcaggtagtgttatgcctctggctttatattttttgctcaggattgctttggctatttggggtcttttgttgtgccatatgaaaggtaagattgttttttccttttctgtgaagtatgtcattggtattttgatggggatggcattgaatctgcagatcattttgggtagtacagacattttcacaatgttaattcttccaatccaagagcatggaatatctttccatctttttgtgtcttttttaatttctttcagaagtggtttgtagttctcattgcagaggtctataatagccaagacatggaaccaatctaaatgtctgtcgatgaatgattggataaggaaactgtggtatatatacatcatggaatacaactctgcaataaaaaagaatgaaatactcccatttgcaacatggataagcctggagaaacttatgttgagtgaaataagcaaacgcagagggacaaataccacatgtactcactcatatgtgggagctaagagagaaagaaggatggaaagaaagaccacagcagtgcattggacttgcagataGAAATagcattccttgggctacaaagtgaagTGTGGGGGGAAGGGacagggggagggaggctggggataattgggtgggggacacagggtacaaatgcaatttgtggcaatgggtatactgccagtatgaatctgaccctcacatcatgggcacaaggagcaacaatcagctctgtatttcatgaatattcataacaataataaataaatacataaataaataaacaaacaaacaaataaataaataaatgccaatatttatttttgaagatgCCAGAGCATTTAAAAGAAACTTcaagccaaattttaaaaacctagcaGGCTTCAATaaagagaaagttttatttattgaaaaaaaagagagagagaataacaaatactgatgaggacgtaaagaaagaggaacccttctgcactgttggtgggactgtaaattagccattatggagaacagtagggaggttcctcaaacaaatgcaaacagaactaccatatgatccagcaatcccactgctgaggatatatccagaggattggaaatcatcatgtcaaagggatacctgcacttccatgtttatagcagctctatttacaatagccaggcaatggaaccacctaaatgtccttcgatggatgtctggataaggaaaatgtggtatatatacacaatggaatactactcaaccataaaaaagaatgaaattctgccatttgcagcaacatacatgagcctggaaaaaattatcctaagtgaaacaattcaggtacagaaagagaaatactgcatgttctcactcataatcggtagttgaatatataaatgaacaTATAAACAATAGAATACTGGTGCTTACTACAGATCCAGTTCACATCTACTATAAgatctttaaaacatttaatcttTATCAATTAATTGCAGAGCTACCAAGATTATAAGGAACTTGAAGAAAGATGTGAAAAACAAAGGATACTGAAGGAGGAGCTTTTGGTGTCCCTTTTCTCCTCGTGGGTTTACATGACCCAGAATAGTGAGGTCAAAAAGAGAGCCATTCGTACAAGATTACTTGAATGACAATAAAGTGTGCATGGGAGGTCAGTAAGGTAAAGGCTGGTCTTTTCAACTAATGGTTTTAGGACAGCTAGATATTCACCCACataaacaaaacgaaacaaaacaaaacaaaaataaataaataaaataaagataaattatgcttatgtatgtaaaaaataaataaataaataaagagagatagaaagaaacaaacaacaaccaCGGTAATACCCTGAACttttaggaagagagaaaagaacatggttactagaggtggaaaaaggaggggaggaggagagggaggaggttaACAAggaattagttaatggacacaaagaatgattgagtattggaatgatgaataagctaactaacctgatctaaccatcacacattgcacataacttttcttttcaaattagaTATTACTTTCGTAGTTTGAACACAACCTGGCTACTTGTGATTTTTGAGGTAACTTCTCTACTTATTTTACCCACACAATGACATAGTTGTCTTTTTCTATTTACTCTTTAGGAAGATTCCTTTGTGCCGTCAATAATGCTAGAGGTGATTAATTCCAATTCTAGTGCACTGCACACATAAAGAAGTTAATCAACTTGTACAATcagcattattaaaataaaaacagggaactaaaaaaaggaaaatgagatcAAAAGAAATTTACCAGAGTGCTCTATTGGTTGTCCCACCAGAAGTACCACTGGGAAATTTTCTGGGACTGTGTTACAGGGAAAGGTAGCAAATAACCAGGGGCCTTTCTGTTTACAGTTAGAAAGTGGTGATTCTGGAGACCCTCCAAAAGATAGCTGCTCAGTCCATTAATGTTAAGTTGGACAGGAAAATAAAAGGGCAATTATCAGGTTTTCTAACTTAAGATGGTAAGAAACTAGAGAAGTTTTGAAAACAccaacacatatacacaaaacatatacacacacaaactcataTACACTATGCTTCTTACatcatttacttctttatttcccTTGATATTTTCCCTGAAATGATGATGGGGGTAGGAGGAGAGCAGAGATTATGCAAGAGTCCATTTTCCATCTTTGGCAACTTTCACAAACTTGGTATCTTCATTCTCATCTACTAAACATCATAACCTACCCAATAAAGTCAGCAGCAGAGTTAACTATAATCTACACATCCTAATGCCTCTCTACTTTATTTTGCCCAGGAATCTTATGGAACACATTGATTTCAGAAGAAATacttaaagaagaaatgtaaatgcAAACCTCCCAAAGAAAAGGTGTGAGGTTAAGCTTATAAGTGTGACAAATCTAGTGgctgggaaaaggaaggaaagtaggGACAACACAGCTGAACTGTAGTATCGACATTTGGAATTTTCCTTCCTAAATGTGAATTTGTGGCAAAAGTGCCCCCATTACAGGGACAGAAGGACCAGGCAGCAGATGCAGCCCCATACCTCTCCATAATGGAGGTACAATGAAACCTCAGTCAAGTTGTCCTGCCTCAGCCCAGAACACACAATGCACACCAGTCTATTCCATCCAGACCTGGCACCAGTCTGAAAGCTTGAAATGAGGTATCCTAAGTAGGAGGAAGTGTAAGTGgctccctctttccccttccccagcaTGTGACATTTGAGCCCAGCCCCACCACTCACTGACTGTGGGATGCTGAACtcattgatttcttctcttcATCTAAGTGTCCTCATCCCCTTAAAAGAGGCGCAATGTCACCATCTCTCTCCCAAACTTGCCCTACAGAGCCCTGGGGTTAAGGAATGTACCTGACATATTagcagacattcaataaataatagtttCCTTCCTCTGACCTTCCTTTTGTATATCCTGAAAAGATATGCTTCTGCTGGCAGCCAATCAGAGACTGTActataaggagaaaataaacaaagaactagaaaacattgTTGGAAGAACTTTATCTTCTgaatttaaagaaaggaaaatacatgAGGACCAGCAGATACAATAGAGagtgataaaatataatttatgctttCTTCTCTTAGTTTATCAGACTATTTTGCCTATTCTCTTAGAGAATGATAACCTTAGGGACAGTAAAAATCATTGCCTTTATGACTTCTCTTTTAATGTGAATATTTTAATAGTGAGACATCTATAAGCCACACTGAAACCTTACCACAACAATGCCCTTCTATCCATGCAACAGGATTATATAATTGTCCAGTAGGTTTCACAAAGTCATTCCAAAACGTCTCACAACTTTGACCTCACCCTTTGAAATCACCCTTCAACTTCCAGCTCTAGGATGTAAGCCAAGAAGGACCTATACTATGTTGCAAGGTATTCATGTATATTAAATATGAGATATCAAATGCACATTCAAAAAAGCAATTTTCTCCCTTAATTAGAATTACCTTCTATCACATGATTATGCCTCCCTTCTAttactttattatataaaatagtattaatCTGTTGGTCTCAGTCATTAGAAAAAGCTAAAGAGCTATACATTATGAAAACTCGGCATCAATAAAGCATTCTGAAATGCTCCATTTGTACTCATTACACATTGTCCACCATCAAAAAAAGATCTTAAGTAACTAACAGGACAATAATGATTTTAAGTAAAGAAAGTCTACCTTATTAATctctttgaatatttattattcttaaggtacattttaaaaacaagacacCAAGGAAAGAAGCATatacaaaaatctaaaaaatataacatgaatCATTAAACTTGaataaaattattccatttttcaagtttttatttacTTCAAAAACAAGACCAAAGCACACACATCAGACCCTTAAAACTAAACAATGGTGATCATTATAAAATACCTTCATATAAGACTTAGATGAGTTGGGTTGaagaaaggacaaaataaaaggttaaatGCTACATTCCTAAGGGAATCAGcattgttttaaggattaaattttaaaagttcacagGGCAGatagaaaccagacacaaaagaggaCATACtcgatgattccatttatattaaattttagaacAGGAAGAAATAATCTATGGCGACAAAAAGTAAATCAGTGGTGGCCTGCGGCTGGGATTGGGGAATGGGCTGCATGGAACCATAAGAGAATTTGggggatgatggaaatattctatagcTGGATTGCAGCAGTGGTTACGTGACTATATGCATTTGCCTAAACACATCAAATTGTTCACTTAAATTGTTCACTTAAAACAATTGCATTGTATTTAAATTATACCTCTGTAaagctaactttttaaaaaaattaattgctcAAATAACATCCAAACGAAATTCATTTACCATATTTCTTTTTGAAGCATTACAGAAACATCCCACACATACCTGAAGCTGTGCCACAGCATGGTGGTACCCaccatgcagaagaaaaaatgctTGCAATCACATCAGGTGGAAAGAGCGTCACATTTCTCTGAATCTGAAGCAAATTTAACACTAATGCAAGAAATACTCCAATAAAAAATAGCACCACTCCTCGAATCATCAAGTTCATACTATGGCTAGTGATAGATGAGATATAAGGGCCACATTTTTTGGGCCCAGGCGACTCTGTCTCTCCTTCCGCCATGGTTTCATAAGTTCAgtaagctgttaaaaaaaaaaaaaaaagaaagaaagaaaagacttccCAGTTGAAAAACTCAACCGTCTATGAATCAAAGCAGACTGACGTACCACATCCTGTCCTAAAGTAGGACCTACCAGAAATCCTGTaagagataagaaaacagaaatcaatgtGTGTCTAATACATCATTTATCTAATTTTCCTAATTTCAATAGttaatttaaaagcaaatgaaatgaCAAGTTTGTGtgctaatttatttaaattagttaTTTACTGAATAAGAAAAGGTTcgaaaagtatttttatatgcacggtgtaataaaaaaataatgtgttatatttacatttactaGGACAGAATAAGTAACCTAAGAgacctaaaatttaaaataatagtaaaaacatCTTGCCCCAtctaaaaaaaaagcagaagaggtAACCTGAGACACTTCCACTAGAATCTGGAAGATCAAAACCCAGGTCTCTGTTTCCTCTCCCTAAACCTCCAAACCTATCAGTTACAGTAGAGTACTTTATACTTTATAGAAAATCAACATATTATGACTGTAGATGCATTTCTCTCACAATAAAATGTGACTTCCTCATGAGGACAACCTCGATAGAAGAACAAAATTACCTCTTTTAATGTTTAGTGCTTATACATATATTTGAATTTCTGTACAAAAGTGTTCTACAAAAACCAGACTACCAACAACTTACCTACACATACACCAAGCACAGAAACCAGACCTGACCCACTCTCCCAGGGCCACAGCTGTGTCCCACCCCTGCCTCAACTCAGTCTGCGCTTGTTGCAATCTTGGGAGCAACCGTAAGAAAGCCAGAAGCAGCAGTTAAAGAAAAGACATCAAGTAAATAGAGAACTACCTAATGGTAGCTCTAATGCCATTAGTTCCTAACGGCAGGATTCTAAGGAGTTTTATCCATGTGGTCCCTGACTCCTGAAACCCAGAATTTTGCTACTACAGTCAGCCtagatattcattcattcttcaaatcAAAGTGATcttccttttgtgtgtgtttaagacAAATAACTttgaagctttctttttttaaaatttaatttaattaattttttttattatacatacatgtggggtacaacattgattttcaacaattgtgtacaatgtatggtggttagatcagtgtagttagcttattcatcgttacaatacacaatcattctttgtgtcccttgatcaattcctcattagcccccttccctctcccctttgaAGTTTTCTATGTGCTGTTTTAAGCACCTGACTTATGGtaacatttaatcctcacaataaccctaagAGGTAAGTGCAAttattatgtaaattttacagatgaggcaaaaTGCAAAGAAAGTTTACATCACTTGACTCAAGTTTATATCCCTAGTAAGAGGCcgggctgggattcaaatccatgCAGTCCGACACCAAAGCTTCATTCTTACCGTGATGTTTAGCCTCCCAAACTGTCGCGTATTCTTCTATGTGTTTTCTTTCTATGAATACTAACagttttcaaatagaaaaatactACACAGGCTATTTCTGTAATTTACTTTTATCCCACCCAACAACAATATCTTGGGCATCTTCAGAAGTCAGTACCTAGTGATATTTCCTTTGAATCCCAAAGCAGTTTATTTAAAACCTTAGAATAGCACTTATAATGGCTACTTTTTAATTATATGTATAGTTGCTTTATGGATAATAAACTTTTTATGGAGGTCTTATTCACTATTATATCACCCACTGTGTTTATGCACCCAGAAAAGTTCCTACTTAGCCCATAGTTGGAGCTCCACATATTCATACCTGTTTAATTAAACTGGGTTACCTCTTTTTTAATCAAACTATATTGGGTTAAGTAGGTCTTTAGAAAGGAAAACTTAGCATCTAATCATCACTTAAAATACACTCCTCTGAGTTTTGAAGTTTGAAATTACCTTACAAATGAATTTTGGAACAAAACCCAAGTGTAAACTTCAGGGAGTGGGGCTGACATCAGAAATAATCAGTATGAAAATGAGGACATTTGTAAATACTGGTAACCTTCATAGCCTATCAGTTTCATGTGTGGGACAACAGACTTTTTTACTGAGCCTCTGCCACACCCAAAGCTCTGTGCCCAAAACTCAAGGGGGGAATTCTGTCCCCAAACTGGTTCTCACAAACCTACTTAGTCTATAGTGTAACTGATCTCTATGGCTTAGAGGACTAGAGAAAATAGTACATGTTACAGCTAATTCATGCGAAAACATGTTCCAAATGCCAACTGAAAATGCCCAGAAGACATCTCCTTCTGACCTGGTCTTACAGTCTGTTCCTTGCTGTGGTACCCAGGCATATTTAAATTAGCATGTCATATGTTCTAGCCACTTTTTAGCAAGGTCCAGTAGCTAAAGatttcttcatcatcatcataactATTGATAGAGCACCCATTTATATAAGGAAGgcctactctatgccaggcataTAGTAACTCTAATCTTCAAATAACCCTAAAAGTAGgaattatcatcctcattttacagatgagggtaCTATGTCATAGAGATTTAGCAACTTGCTTATGGTCACATGACACGTAGTATTATAACAGGAATTTTAACTGAGGTCTAACTGATTCCAAAACCATCCTCTTTCCA contains the following coding sequences:
- the INSIG2 gene encoding insulin-induced gene 2 protein isoform X1, producing the protein MAEGETESPGPKKCGPYISSITSHSMNLMIRGVVLFFIGVFLALVLNLLQIQRNVTLFPPDVIASIFSSAWWVPPCCGTASAVIGLLYPCIDRHLGEPHKFKREWSSVMRCVAVFVGINHASAKVDFDNNIQLSLTLAALSIGLWWTFDRSRSGFGLGVGIAFLATVVTQLLVYNGVYQYTSPDFLYVRSWLPCIFFAGGITMGNIGRQLAMYECKVIAEKSHQE
- the INSIG2 gene encoding insulin-induced gene 2 protein isoform X2 codes for the protein MAEGETESPGPKKCGPYISSITSHSMNLMIRGVVLFFIGVFLALVLNLLQIQRNVTLFPPDVIASIFSSAWWVPPCCGTASAVIGLLYPCIDRHLGEPHKFKREWSSVMRCKVDFDNNIQLSLTLAALSIGLWWTFDRSRSGFGLGVGIAFLATVVTQLLVYNGVYQYTSPDFLYVRSWLPCIFFAGGITMGNIGRQLAMYECKVIAEKSHQE